CACAACCACATTTTGAGTACATGTCCACTAATGCAGTGGCCAGAATTGGGTTGGACTCAAGATTACGCTGCTTAGCATAAGAGTGGATCCACAACCTTGTGTGACTGCACCAAGATGGGCACATGCAGTGAGAACGCTAACGAGAACCAACTCATTAGGCTTTATTCCCGCTTCTTGCATTTTCCTAAACAAACTAAGCACCTCTTTGAAGTCACTAACCAGAGAATAAGCAGCCATTATTGCACTCCACGATATCACATTCCTCTCAGGCATTTCTTCAAACAACAATCTTGCATTTGCCACATCCCCCACCTTCCCATACCCATCGCTGTCCAAATAACCACATCCTTCTTTGGAGTTCTATCAAATAGCAATCTTGCAGTTCCTAAGTCATGTACTACAGAGTAATACTCAATGAGCGCATTGACAACAAAATGGTCATCACGGAATCCGAATTTGACAATATGGGCATGAACCAAACGACCCAGAATTCTCTTCGTCGAAAAAGGAACTAAAACCGTAGAAGCTTTGATCAATGGTGGAAAGGTGTATTTATTAGCAATAATTCAACAGGTCAAAATAGCACAAAATGGTGGGTATCGGTGAATTAGACTGAACATGCCTTCTGATCATAGTATTTTACATGAACGTGTTGCGCTAACAAAGATGCTCGAAAATCCAGCGAgcgtaagaaaagaaagaagcatCATTGGAGGTTGCAGCGACGGAGAGGAGCGGCGCAATAGCGTATGGATTTTGGTGTAGGTGGGATTTGAGGAGATGGGCATGGATTTGCTTGAGTTGTTTCAGGGTTTGGCACTGTTGTGAGAGGGAAATGAGGGTGCTGATGTTAACGGTTTTTTGAACCATTTGAAACGGCGGGACATTTCTAGTGGGGTCCTGCGAGGGGTTTATAGATTCGGTTGTTTTCaaacttcaataataataccatTCATAATAGCATGAATCACTGTAGGATAGTGTTTATATTGAGAGTGTCGATCCTCAGGGATTGTGTTGGTTGTATctatcaagctttaataaaatcaattttaatttattccttataaaatgatatttttgttttataaaataacaactaaaattaaatgctggaaaataaattaaagttgaacttAATGAGATTGAAAATAGAGAATTGATTTCACCGCTATTCTCGTAACAATGGCCACTGTATTTAACATAGTAAAATTCATTTTAGGCATGATATTACTTGTATGCGTTTGTCAAGCATACAACAAAGTAGTCAAGAAAATACTATCATCAATAAATAAGTGTAATCCATCTTTGTTAAGCATGGACTATCAAATTCATTAACTTGGTTACAAACAATTAAAGATTAAGTGtaactcatctttggattagtgcaaatcatctacctaaattattCTAACTTAAAATGTAGTATGACTTGTCTACCttaggcatgaactatcaaaatcacttgttgtatgttcaaataataccattgcataaccatcatatttatcatcttttgaacaataaatataattggAATACAATCAAGATAAAGAGCtttttaagacaagataaacatttcatcaagATTGCACTTAAACATTAAAGTCAATTACAAATGTGTAATTCTCgtagttatacaatcatcaagcttaaaatagaaaaatcccaaagaaaaacacaattaagtcattgatacttggatagggtttatcaaaatcCTAGGGAGAGCTTAGCCACTCATGGAGGTCCTTAGATCACTTGATGTAGTTGAGCACTCCATCCATGAGCACTGACCATGAATACTCTCCCTCTTTCTCCTTCTGTTTTTCCTCTTTTTGGACACTAAAACTAACCTAAGACTTACAAACTTAAGAGAGAGTAAGAGATAGCGGCCCAAATGTTGGATCACTTATATTTATGGCCAAAAATTATTTCAGGAAGAGGAAAGGTATTCTTCAGTCGTTTCCCTTGTTGACCATAAGTCCGGAATCGTCTGTTGTTTCTGATATTCcattcttttccattttttagaaCTGCAACTTGAAGTTCTACATTTCTTCGCCGCACAGTCGATCGATCGACGTCTGGGTCGATCAATCGACAAGTTGCTTGAACGATTGAATTGGTAGATTGATCGACTTCGATTTTGGCAGAAATCCTTCATCCATTTTAAGCTCAATTGTAAGGgctttttggtctttttcctttaatcacctaaaaatattgaaaacactaaaaccaTGTAAAATGTTAGATTACAATGAGGCTAAGGGTTTAACAAtagcaagttaaggggcttgaatgtgcaacattcaagaTCTATCACACTCCCAaacttagcaatacaaaactaaaaaaaaaaaacctacactaCTTCCTCTCTCGTGGGaaagacgattgcatttagcgtatgcaataaaccttttaaacctctaggcATTCCTAATGGATGAgagaagtctcgtgaaggtttaatAGAAATAATGCCCACAAacattttgtcaaatttttttttacaaagaatgCAATGTCATAAAAACCATAGTTCTTATTCCTAAGCaagtttaaaattacaaattccaTCTTCAAAAATTCTAAAGAAAGCCAGAATCATTATACTCATAAATGAACAGTTGAAATATCACACATTATCttggtgtaaagtgaacttaacacataacTATAAAGTTTCAATgtaattcctatatatatgatTCAATAATCAAATTCCATTGGAATTCTCCTTGAATAGAACAACCAAGGCAATAAACAACTATACACTAAAGACTCTTTGTTATCTATTGACTATGTACGGATTGTGCAATGTCTAGTTTCTTtaaactttctaattgacccatgtaacgagctttagaccaatgactcccaaaccagatggctttagggcattaggtgtaaagACACCCTTAAAGGCTTATtaactcaagtcaaaaaagGCTACGAGTTACCTATAGGGCTGCCAAAGAGTCACCTATTCTCTGTATTTTGTGTCCCAAGGGACATATTCTTTTTGAGTACAGAATCTCTGAACCATAATTTAGGCGGCAACTTGGACCATCCAGCACAAGTGTGCTTTTCACACCATAATCACCTCCACACATATCCTCAATAATATGTAAAGCTACATCGGATGGATACTCACCAAAAAGATCCACGGGGTCATCACAGGGAACGTCAAGTGTTGCGGCAATGTCTGCAACGCTGACTTGAATCTCGTGGCCCTCAATGGTGGAGGACAGAACAGAGGGCAAACCCATATCAAATTGGAGATTCTGATAAAACAAGCGGACAAAACGACTATGAAAGAAATCTTGGGCAAGATGCAAGAGTGGTCGCTGGTGTCACTTTTTGAGTTGCCGCATCGCCCACTTCACGTGCTTTTTCTCCACAAAAGCTCCAACCACATCAAAATGGGTTTCTACATTAAGTTGCCACCGCTGCCATTCAGTACTTATGAACGCAATGGTGCCTTCGAGATGTTGAGTGGAAGAGCTAGATTGGAGGTTGAGCACCTTCCATGAAGAAATGGTCTTTGGGGACTTTTATCGAGCACTTGGTGTGCCACTTGAAAAACCCCAGGGAAGGTGAGATTTTGAAATCCAATCGGTTGGGAAAGTGGAGAAAGGTTGGGGAAgggattaaaagaaaaagaaatgaaagaaaatgaggaagaaaTGAGAAAATGGGGGTAGATGAAAGGTGGGTTTCGGTGGGAAGGGGGAGGATTGTTCGgatgttttgaaaaaatgaggGGAAAGAAGCAACAACCCAGGTTTCAAAATTTGGTCACGTGGCCTTTCTGGGCGAGGTCGATCAAGAAGTTGATTGATCGATagtgcaaaaataaataaaaataataaaatgatagaaatggaatgggttgcctcccaccaAACGCTAAGTTTAACGTTTTTAGCCAGACTGTTCCAAAATTAGTCTTGATAAATGGGGTTGTCCAGTAATATTTCCTCTACTTCTAGATGTCTGCAATGCTGTCATCTGTGTCAAATCAAAAAGCGACACCTACGACCACTTTTGCGGCCTGCCCTCTGTTCTGTCCCCCACCATTGAGGGCCACGAGATTCAAGTCAGTGTTCCAGACGTTGCTGCAGCACTTAATGTTCCCTGTGATGACCCCAATGATCTTTTTGGTGAGTATCCTTCCGATGTAGCCTTACATGTTATTATTGAGGATATGTGTGGAGGTAATTATGATGATGAAGAGCACACTTGTGTTGGACAGTCCAAGTTGCCGCCTAAATTATGGTTCATAGATTATGGGCTAAAAAAGAATGTGTGTCCCTTGGGACACAAAACACAGAGAATAGGTGAATCTTTGGCAGCCCTATATGCTTTCTGCAAGAAGTATTGGGTTAACATCCCTCTGTTTATGTGGAGGTAAATGTAAAAGTGTTGGAAAGACATAATCGATAAAAGGTTGCCAAATACTAAAATATGGGCCCTTCCCTTCCCTTGCCTCATCACCAAGATCCTTATTGATAAAGGTGCGCCATTTCTTGAGAACGCTGTCCTCGATGAAAGGATTCCCATTTTTGGATTGGCTCAGTGGAATCAAAGTGTTTCTCATATGCCAAGGATAGTTGAGCGTCTTGATGATATGGAGGTTGAGGACATACCGGCTGCTGAGATGGATGAGGGAGCACCCCCCACCCGTAGGGAAGAACCAATCCCATAAGCTCTGATAGACTTTGCATTGCTTCAAGGACAGCTGGATAGAGTAGAGAGGGACATGAAAGAAGTGAGGGAAAGACAGACTGCAATGATGGACACTCAAACAGAAATGATGGTTATGTTGCAGGAACTCTCAGGTCATCAGCCCCCACCCGCGGACCTTGCTCCTTGAGTGACCTGTTGATCTTATTTTtctgcttttcttctttttgaacactaaaactaacctaAGACTAACAAACTTAAGAGGGAGTAAGAGAGAGTGGCCCAAACGTTGTTTATGGCAAAAAATTACTTTAGGAAGAGGAAAGGTATCCTTCAGTCGTTTCCCTTGCCGCCCATAAGTCAAGAACCGCCTGTTGTTTCTGATATTCcattcttttccatttttcagAACTGCAACTTGCAGTTCCGGCACAGTCGATCAATGGACTTCGATTTTGGTAGAAATCCTTCATCTGTTTTAAGCTCAATTTTGAGGGCTTTTTGGTCCTTTTCCTTTAATCACCTGGAAATAttgaaaacactaaaaccatgcaaaatgttaaattacaatGAGGCTAAGGGTTTAACAATAGCAAGTTAAGGGGATTGAATGTTGCCAACATTCAAGACCTGTCATTTATCATATTGGGGGCGACTTGATTAAGATGATGATGAGTGTCTGGGAGTCACTGAATTAATGAAGGGGGAATATTCATCTTTGGTTGAATGAGCCGATTTGTGAGGAAAGAGCCGCTGTTTAAGGCGCTTGGGAATGTGAGGATGGCCGTGAGAGCCAATTTGGTTACGTATGGGGGGTCCACGATGGTAAGCAATACGCTTCACACGGCGGCCATTTTGTTGAGGGATGGCGGAGAATGGGATTGGTTTATTAACTTGAGTGCTTCGGATATATCCCCTGGTGACCCAAGATGGTAAGGAAATAAATTTTGGGCTTTCCTCTACTTCCGATAAGCTCTGTTTGCATGTTGCCGCTTGAATATATCAAATGGGTATTTGAGTATGTCCTCCAGAGAAGAATTGAAACAGAAATCCCCAATCAAATATACTTCTCAAACAAGGTTTGACATGTTTTAATAATAGCATAaatcaatttatataaattctaaAGAAGTTGAGGGAATAAAGATTACATATAACACAAAATAATAACCCTTCCATAGCCTCAATACTTAGTACTGATAATGCATAATAtgatatattgaaaaaaatatatatatattgaaaatgaaaataataacaataccACCACTATCAGATCTTAAAACACATGGAAAACATCATATGAGGAGAGAGGTAGTTACCTTTTTAGATGATGCCATCTTCTATTCTCACATATCTAGATTGGTATGTGTTGTTAATTAATGGCCCTTGTCTAGATTATGTAGAATAGATACAAGGAGTGTTACATAATGACTTCCCAGAGTATGCCTTTCAAATATAGTATGCTTTCCTCTCAACCACAATGTACCATTGAATTAAGTAACACCAGAATAGAGAATTATTAGGAAATATCTATTAATTTCAATGCTGGTGTGCTACAACAACAATTTATTATGCattcaaaaattctaaaaatatgaACTAAGTTAAAAGGAAACTACAAAAATATACTCATTatgatattttatatgtaaaCCAACTAAAGAGTTAAGTGACAACCaaggaaggagaaaaaaaaagaaaagttataaGGAAAAAGTGGGACAGTCCCCCATGTAAATGGTCAACTTCTCCACATACAGTTTAACATTTGCAAATGGTCGAGTTCTCTCACATACAATTTAACCCTACTTGTTCAAATACCCATTTCCTATTTCTCTGCACTGTAATTTAGCTTAGCCTTTTTCAAATAATTGAGCTTCATCAGTAAGTATTAAAATGTACAGGTAGATGAAGCCACCCTACCAACAATTAAGAATTGCCATCCCCTTTCACTGGCAtgtaaaagtaaataataaattcatGAAAAAATTGGAAAGTATTTTTAGTTTGGTACATTCTACCAGAGCTGCATTTCCCATTAAAACCCACCAATAAAGAGGGATGCAGGAAACCTGGACAGTGCTCCCAAATGCAATAGCAACTTGgatctttttctctttaaaaccTCCTCCCCTAACTGTCAAAATGAAGAGTCTCTTATAGGTGTTTGGAGTCAAAAGTTGCTTTCTTTAACGAGTCTTTTTGCGGTCAACCAACCTCAAACCACTCACCAATTCTCATCTTACAGTAAGAACATACGAGCTCCTTCACAAATCACAACTAACAAAAGTAATATATAATGGAAATATAGGACAGAATTGAAAGCGATTATTCGGAATTTTCTCTTACATTTCCTACGCTTTCCCAACAACCTAACACAGCATAAAAATTGAGAGACTGACGGCTAACCTTGCAGCTCAAACCGAGAGAGGAAACAAGAGAAACTGCCTTTTTATGGAGCACTGCCCATTATATTTTCAATAGAACCTAAACTCGTCAATCAAAGCTAAAaccaagttttttattttttatttttctatcagGGTATCCCAGGGTGTCCATTTAAAACTAAGACCAAGTTCCAtctaaacaaaacaacaaacgCCTTAAATACAAACCACCAAATGCATGTACATAAAATtaccttaaaattaaacaacacTTCAAAGATAACTAGAAAATTAACCACAAAATTCTTTGTTCAAACTCTTCCCATTCggcatatataaaaaaactaaagcttcaaaacagaaaataataGAACATCCAAATACTACAAAGAAATTTTCGGTCTACAACCTAAGCTcacaaaattttagaaaatcttgCTAAATCAACACGTGGGTATAaccaaaaacatcaaataatcGTAGATGCATACTGACCCATTAGAAATACAGCAACAGCTTCTACCACTCAGTTGCGCTTCAAATGGTTGGTGTGCGGTGGTTGGCGGGGAAGTGGTGGTGGAGGCGTCGCACgtaaagaggggggggggggggggcgattTTGGGTGGAAggtttcacttaaaaaaaaaaaaaaaattaataatttggcTGACGTGGTAATCAAGTTTACTTttggagaaatgatccctacactcatttctcacaacagtctcacaaacaagctgacgtgactgatagtattttattatttttttacaaaaagaaaacaaaacaaaacaaaaaaaagtaataaaatattaccagccacatcagcttgttatggagctgttgtgagaaatgagtgtagggatcatttctcttacttTTGTCCTTTCTATTTTCTGTACAAAAGAACAAACGCCGCGTAGGGGTTTGAACAGGATAAATCACCCAAGGGCCTTTGGGTAAAACCGATCATAAATAAATTTCTTCGATTTTAAGGAGTTAAGGAGAGAGAGTGCCTTATCTTGTTCTACTTTGAAGCTCACACAGACAGACACTCCTGTCTTAAAGCTCAGCTCTTTATCTGCCAACTTCTCTAGTATAGGAATTGGGAAACCTCTGTGAATGGCCAACTCTTTATGTTTCACGCCTTTTTGTTCCTTTCAGTCCCCTAACAAACCAGGTATAGtctttatgtatttcttttctcttttgtatttttttttcccacttgtTTCCAGCTTTAATTTTGGATGTTTTGTTATTGTAGATGTgatctttcttgttttttcttctttctttgatgAACATTtgatgggatttttttttttttttcctagggaTAGTTATTGGCAATTCGGTTGGTCGGAAGGTTCTTTGGGTGAAGGAAACGTTTCGGAAGTCTCAGACTGCTAAATTTCAATCTTTGGAGGTTAAGGTAAGTGAGAATTGGCCAATACAGGCATGTGCATTATATTGCCCTGTTTAGCTGAACTTTCACTTTTCTTATAATGGGTTGAAGcccaaatttgatttttatttgtttattgtttgttaatttttaaatcacCTGTAGATGCCAAGTTAGGAGTAGGAACAAAGAACTGAAGGTTTTGGGAATAGCTGTTGTATAGAATggtcattttttgttttattggatTTAACATACATGAGATAAGAGGGAACTGCCCATGCTAGTAGAAAAGGACAAACGAAGTGTAGAAATGCTTTGCAACATGTTCAAATTCATTCATAATAAATTGAAGGGAAGATATCTTGAATAGATTAGAGATGCACCACGCTATGGTGtagaaaaaactaaataatgCCCATATACGAGCATAAATGAATGTTCTAATGGATAGCAGTAATGGGAATGATAGAAGTAAAAGTGAAGGTATTACTGCAGATAACCGGATGAAGATTTTTCTCCCTTGCTTGGTTGGTTAGTTCCAAACAGCCTTTGTCAAGGGTAGGAGAATTGGGGATAACTAAGATCTGTGATTGCACCCTAGAAAGAGTGATCTGGTTATGGTTAAAGGTGTTTTAAGGCAAGGAGACTTAAGTTGAAATTGCATCATTGTTTGAAGACTTTACTTTTTCCTTTGAACTTCTTTGCAattgaaattcaatttggtcTTGGATTAACAGGCTACGGATGGTAATCAGAGCGCCAAGCCAGATAGCTTAGTCTGTTCTGATTGTGATGGAAACGGTAAGCTTGTGAACTCCTACTTTTCTTTTCAGtcttatattttagtttatgaTGAGATATCTTTGTTTTTGTGCTGAAATTTGCACATAACACACTTGCGATGCTAAGTCTAAGAGGATTTAGTGATATGATTGGGACCCAAATACCTAGCAGTATATGCTAAAGAAGAGTAATTGGGACTCATCTTTTCTTCCTTTGTCAAATGTCTAGCCAATCATGTTGATGATTATG
The Alnus glutinosa chromosome 14, dhAlnGlut1.1, whole genome shotgun sequence genome window above contains:
- the LOC133857627 gene encoding protein BUNDLE SHEATH DEFECTIVE 2, chloroplastic isoform X1 — translated: MANSLCFTPFCSFQSPNKPGIVIGNSVGRKVLWVKETFRKSQTAKFQSLEVKATDGNQSAKPDSLVCSDCDGNGAIACSQCKGTGVNSVDHFNGQFKAGGLCWLCRGKRDVLCGSCNGAGFMGGFMSTFDE
- the LOC133857627 gene encoding protein BUNDLE SHEATH DEFECTIVE 2, chloroplastic isoform X2; this encodes MANSLCFTPFCSFQSPNKPVIGNSVGRKVLWVKETFRKSQTAKFQSLEVKATDGNQSAKPDSLVCSDCDGNGAIACSQCKGTGVNSVDHFNGQFKAGGLCWLCRGKRDVLCGSCNGAGFMGGFMSTFDE